A window of Castanea sativa cultivar Marrone di Chiusa Pesio chromosome 1, ASM4071231v1 contains these coding sequences:
- the LOC142635425 gene encoding uncharacterized protein LOC142635425, whose protein sequence is MFNEIDENFDDVAIRTFKVNLPAEHGLRKSMTGKPVKSVRQLIDRIDKYKRVEEDQQQEKGKAKVVLQDIRDFRLDQYNNNRPWRDFVGQFAFTAAQVINTIGQGGQAGSGAQGNTSTRSHLGTISVILATPGRTDSQPSRMMSVAQPSTGDSPPNSKKARSKGQPALSFSEEHTIGTLQPHDDALVVSLRI, encoded by the exons atgtttaacgagatagatgagAATTTCGACGACGTGGCTATAAGGACATTCAAGGTCAACCTACCTGCTGAGCATGGTTTAAGGAAATCCATGACTGGGAAACCTGTCAAGAGTGTGCGTCAGCTTATAGACCGTATTGACAAATACAAGCGGgtcgaggaagatcaacaacaagaaaaagggaaagctaAGGTGGTCCTTCAGGATATAAGGGATTTTAGGTTGGACCAATACAACAATAATCGTCCTTGGAGAGACTTTGTCGGGCAATTTGCATTTACAGCTGCCCAAGTGATCAACACGAT CGGGCAGGGTGGCCAGGCAGGGTCAGGAGCTCAAGGAAATACTTCCACAAGATCACATTTGGGTACAATCAGTGTCATATTGGCTACCCCAGGGAGGACCGACTCTCAGCCATCTAGGATGATGTCTGTAGCTCAGCCATCCACAGGGGACTCGCCCCCTAATTCGAAGAAGGCTAGATCAAAGGGACAACCAGCTTTGAGCTTTTCTGAGGAGCATACAATTGGAACCTTACAACCACACGATGATGCCCTGGTGGTTTCCCTCAGGATTTGA
- the LOC142622493 gene encoding CBL-interacting serine/threonine-protein kinase 6-like, with protein MGDNKCKDGNSTLLHGKYELGRLLGHGTFAKVYRARNLQSGKSVAMKVVGKEKVIQVGMMEQIKREISVMKMVQHPNIVELHEVLAGKSKIYFAMELVRGGELFSKIAKGRLKEDVARVYFQQLISAIDFCHSRGVYHRDLKPENLLLDEEGNLKVTDFGLSAFTDHLKQDGLLHTTCGTPAYVAPEVIGKKGYDGATADLWSCGVILFVLLAGYLPFQDNNIMAMYRKIYRGDFKCPPWFSSEARRLITKLLDPNPMTRITIAKIMDSFWFKKSAPNSILTKEEQKFEEYEKSPFKDSETLNAFHIISLSEGLDLSPLFEEKKVEEKGELRFATTRPTSSVISTLEEMAAKSGNFSVKKSESMVRLQGNECGRKGKLAIEAEIFAVTPSFLMVEVKKNYGDTLEYNQFYSKELRPALKDIVWTSRADNFTLLA; from the coding sequence atgGGTGACAACAAGTGTAAAGATGGTAATTCAACGTTGCTGCATGGGAAATACGAGCTGGGTCGGCTTCTGGGTCATGGTACTTTCGCCAAGGTGTACCGTGCCAGAAACTTACAGTCCGGGAAGAGCGTGGCGATGAAGGTTGTGGGCAAAGAGAAAGTGATCCAAGTGGGTATGATGGAGCAGATCAAGAGAGAAATCTCGGTGATGAAGATGGTACAGCATCCAAACATAGTCGAGCTCCACGAAGTTTTGGCGGGCAAATCCAAGATCTACTTCGCCATGGAACTCGTCCGTGGAGGCGAGCTGTTCTCGAAAATCGCCAAGGGTCGGCTTAAAGAAGACGTGGCGAGAGTGTATTTCCAACAACTCATCTCCGCCATCGATTTCTGTCACAGCCGCGGTGTCTACCACCGAGATCTCAAGCCCGAGAACTTGCTCTTAGACGAAGAAGGCAATTTGAAAGTCACTGATTTCGGTCTCAGCGCTTTCACTGATCATTTGAAGCAAGATGGGTTGCTACACACAACGTGTGGCACACCGGCTTATGTGGCGCCGGAGGTGATTGGAAAGAAAGGCTACGATGGTGCTACAGCTGATCTTTGGTCCTGTGGAGTTATCCTGTTTGTTCTTCTAGCTGGGTATTTGCCATTTCAGGACAATAATATTATGGCAATGTATAGGAAGATTTACAGAGGTGACTTCAAGTGTCCGCCATGGTTTTCTTCAGAAGCTCGGAGGCTAATCACGAAGCTTCTCGATCCGAATCCGATGACAAGAATCACAATCGCGAAAATCATGGATTCTTTTTGGTTCAAAAAGTCAGCGCCCAACTCAATCCTAACTAAAGAGGAGCAAAAGTTTGAGGAGTACGAGAAGTCACCCTTCAAAGATTCCGAGACTCTGAACGCGTTCCACATAATATCGTTGTCCGAAGGGTTGGATTTGTCGCCGCTGTTCGAGGAGAAGAAAGTGGAGGAGAAGGGGGAGCTGAGGTTCGCGACGACGAGGCCGACGAGCAGTGTAATATCAACGCTGGAGGAGATGGCGGCGAAGAGTGGGAATTTCAGTGTGAAGAAGAGCGAGTCGATGGTGAGACTTCAAGGAAACGAGTGTGGACGTAAAGGGAAACTGGCTATTGAGGCGGAGATTTTCGCCGTGACGCCGTCGTTTCTGATGGTGGAGGTGAAGAAAAACTATGGCGATACCTTGGAATACAACCAGTTCTACAGTAAGGAGCTCCGGCCGGCTCTTAAAGACATCGTTTGGACCTCGCGGGCTGACAATTTCACACTACTTGCTTAA